Genomic DNA from Solanum pennellii chromosome 3, SPENNV200:
aaatacactattaaatagtgtattttGAACTTTAATCGAAATTACtgtaacaatttaaattttggaCAAATGCTATTATCCTACACTACTTAAttgtgtattttaaaaatatataagtgtCTAGTGGAACAAGTTACCATTtataatgatgcaatatttatgatgtccacATAGACAtctatatatctttaaaatacactattaaatagtgcagaTTATAATAACTCTTGCCTAAAGTTTGAAATTGTTATAGCAATTTAGGTCACGAACCATTTTCCCTAATAAATTTAAAGCATAACATATAGGGAAAATGGTATGCAATatcaaactattaattcaaattaaatgctataagTATAGTTTGATTTAAATGTAGCTCATAGCAAATTGTTGTTGCTTCGCCTCTCCCTGGTggtatctcgctcgccactctcgttTTTGCTGGCAGTCTACCACTCTCGTTCTCGCTGGCAGTATCGCTCGCCTCTGTCGCTTTTATACTaacataaatgtataaaatgtgtttgtatttgtataaagcgagagaaaactgtatatatgcatatatttttgttcctctctctcccagaactcgctcgcctctctcactttatacaaatacaaatgtataattGCGTTTGTGTTTGCATAAAACTAGGGAAAACTGTATATactaatacaaatacatatatttttcatcctatacacttatgattatacaaatacaattttcccctgcccagttttcttttgtctttctctctttctcactttatacaaacagaaattatacaattgattcttttgtatatgtgcACCGAAACAAATAATACAATtactttttttgtatatatatatagcgaaATAGCCATaacttcttttgtatatatgtataacgaaATAGTcatagcaaaaataaaattcgCTATGAAACGCAATTGtacaaactataactataacatacaaatatgattacTTTGGGTATGATTATTTTGGGTGTGCATATAAAAAAAGCATTTCTAAATGAATTTCTTCTTAAacttaaattgaaaaatcaGTTACACACTTTAACTATCATAACTATATATTACATACCTTAACTATTTCAAAGTGAATTTAATACCACCCTGATAAGTGCAACACCATTCTCAGAGTATGAGCGCCACgtcaaaaattgtattttttaaatcttttttactttcttttctttattacttatgttttaatttattaattatagtttaaactaaataatttcTTATCAATTATTAAAGTTCTCTAATAATTATGTCTTCTTCATAGCAAAATAGTAAGGAAGAAACTTTTAGGAATgactatcaaaaaaattatccgAAATCTGAAGTTTAGTCGTAAAGTTGAAGAGTTCTTCTATTTCAAAATGTACCCGCAAGAAGGTtacttcaattttttccttCAATTTCTTCCATTGAATGGTCATGGAAAATGAGTCTCCATTGTTATTTGTTGCGGTTTGTAgttgtaaatatttttcaaatctggatatatatttctttgttctttttccatgttttttcatggaggtttcttaaaaaatcaagataatagaaaaataattttcttctcattttcaaTCGATCACCCAATTCACTCAAAATGTCCAACGAAGCTCCAAAAATTGAAACCTCTCAAAATTTACTCTTATTTAAAGTAATTTGTTTCTTGGTTGCTTCTTGTTATTggtttattttaagtttaatgGGTTGTGAAGAAAATGAGGATGGTGAACGgtaaagaagaagagatgtgAGGGTGGGgtgtaataaatattttgattttttagtaCTTTCTTAATGACCTGATGCACGtttctttaataataataattattttttcatgtcaGCTTTAAGcgtaaataaatttatttttaaatagcaAAAGTGTGTAATAAATCGTCATAATAGTTTAAACGTGTAATTTTTCTATACAAATTTAAGAAGGAATCTAtgccttttcccttttttttaaaaaataaattttgctcTATGTATTTAGAAACTAGTGTTCTATAAATACTTTACGTTCTTCTCGGGATCCCTCACAATTATTACTTCTCATACAAATCTTTGACTCTTTTTCTTCAACCAAAAAAGGAAATNTAGTTTAAACGTGTAATTTTTCTATACAAATTTAAGAAGGAATCTAtgccttttccctttttttaaaaaaataaattttgctcTATGTATTTAGAAACTAGTGTTCTATAAATACTTTACGTTCTTCTCGGGATCCCTCACAATTATTACTTCTCATACAAATCTTTGACTCTTTTTCTTCAaccaaaaaaggaaattttttttattgttttctctTTTCAGTCCAAACCAGATCTGTTATCGCTCTAAAAAGGTAAGTTTCAAGgtttcaaattttctatttCAAGTCAAAATTATGCTCCAAGATTCGTTTTTTGTTTACCCAAATGCGTTCTTTTTCAAGTTGTTTTTTCAGGGATTtgaatttttcttgattttgtgaTTTGCAGAGACTGTAATGTCGAAAGATTTGCATTCAGATGTAGAGAAATCTGAGACCCCTTTGAAGCCATTCAAGATTTTCGTAGGCTATGATCCACGAGAAGATGTTGCGTATGAGGTTTGTCGTTATTCCCTTTTGAAAAGATCATCAATTCCACTTGAGATAACACCCATTAAGCAATGTGAGTTGAGGGAGCAGGGTCTCTATTGGCGTGAAAGAGGGAAACTGGAAAGTACTGAGTTTTCATTTTCGCGATTTTTGACGCCTTACTTGGCAGATTATGAGGGTTGGGCTATGTTTGTTGATTGTGATTTCTTGTACATAGGGGATATTAAAGAATTGAGGGATATTGTCGATGATAAATATGCTTTAATGTGTGTACAACATGATTATACTCCTAAAGAGACTACGAAAATGGACGGTGCAGTGCAAACGGTTTATCCTAGGAAGAATTGGTCGTCCATGGTTCTTTATAACTGTGGACATCCAAAGAACCGAAGGCTAACACCTGAGGTGGTGAATGCTGAGTCCGGGGCATTTCTTCATCGCTTCATGTGGTTGGAGGATGAGGAGATTGGGGAGGTTCCATTTGTGTGGAACTTTCTTGTGGGGCATAATAAGGTTGTTGAAGGTGATCCAGCTACATTTCCTAAGGCGATTCACTATACACTTGGTGGACCCTGGTTTGAAGCTTGGAAAGATTGTGAATTTGGTGATTTGTGGTTGAAGGAATTGGAAGAGTCCAAGAAGGCAAAGGAGAAGGTGGTTTGAGCCAATGTAGACAACATTGTTTAAATCGCAGGGTGTATGTTAAGGTAATCAGCTGGTGGTTATTGTTGTAAGTGTGTTCAGTGACCAGAAGGTTATGCCATTAAATTAACCttccacattatttattttgtattttctcaCTTCGAGATTCTTTGTAATTCAAGCCAGTATTTTATTCTGTGTTGCTATATCTGATAAGCAGACTTTTAAGTCATCTAgagttgtattattattttaatagatgTCTGTTTGTATAGGAGGTAGTAGATTGTGTGATGATCTACAACTTTATTATTGATATCTGCTCTGGATTTGTAATTTGGTTTCATTAATGAGAAACGATGGAGGTTTGGTTGCTTCTGTAATTTGGTTTTAGGAAATTTCCCTTCTTCCTCTCTTCCAGCAAGATGTTTTGGTTCTTGCATTTATTCTGTATTGAGCAGTGGTGTGTTTTCAAGAAGCTTCTTGAGCTTTTTATGTTTGGGTTTTCTTTTGGGGAGGATGGGGGTTGAGTAGGAGGTGCACGTTACAATAgctttttcttttatgttgcTCAAGAAAGAACTTTGAAGAAGTGGGTTGTTCGTATAATTGCTCATTTATGCTTGTGCTGCCTCAACTTTCAATAGTGAGACTGATCGTGTCTTTGCTTTAACCTAACAGCTAAATTAGAAGCAGCTGCCTTCATGTCCATCTGTCCTTGTGGTTATTCTTCTTAGACAATTTGCTTGTCCTTCTAATTCTTTTTGCTTGGTAGAAGATGCTATCTCTTATCTTTTATTCTCTTAAGCAATGGGGTATCATTTGTCACCTAAATCTGCACTGATTGAGATGTTATTTGCCAACACTCATTACTTCCTTTTTAATCTATACTTCCCCTTTGTCTATGGTTAAACTTGTATTTTTGTGGCACTCTGTCCCTTTGTTCTCTTTTATTGTCACTAGGTTCTGCTATTTTGGGATAGTTTTTTCCAGGTAATAAATGTAAAACAATAGTCTattcaaagagaaaataagaGTGTTTCTATGTATATCACTTCTTAATGTGTAAGCATACATTGATCTAATCAAACATCTTTCTAAAGTTATGCTTGTACTAGACATCATAGCTTATATTTACCTTCTGTTTTCCGGAAGACATATTTGGATTTGCAGAGTGACTGACCTTTGTTTCAAACTTACTTTTCACTGGCAGCGGTATTCTCTGTGAAAGTTGATTAACACTGCTGATTGCATAAGCATCAGATGCTGTATAGGATTGTTGGCCACTGGCCAATCTTCTCCTCAGAATTCTACCTCTTAATGTGgtaaacctaccttccctagATTTTGAACTTCCTAATTCTAACATATCTATCATTATTCTACAGTGCACTTATTTTATAGTTTAAGGGTTTATTTAGGTATCCTACCCTTAGATTGTTTGATTAAGCATTACATTGCATGTGAAGATATTTACATTTGTGCAGATAACATTATAACTTCTGAATATTATCAGTTTAATCAGAATAAGTAAGTGGTTTAGTATGTATCGATAAATCTATGTCGCGCTTTCTCTTCAAAATCTTTGCCGCACCCGTTTTGACACGATATGGATGTGGCACCCCAGATTTGGTCAACTTACCTTCGGTGCTTTTTGATTACATCTATTACCAAAAGTGTAGATTGATTGGGTATTTTGTCTGATTTTTGGGTTTATGTCATGTAGTCATATAAAGTATGAGAATGTTTGATTGTTACACTAGATattttatgaatgaaatattaGGTATTGTGATGAGTTTTGATTAGTTCTAGTTCGACAGGCTTAATTAATCAAGATATATACTTTTTTCCACCTGTGGACTCATTGTCGGTCCCTTATTATTTTTGGATTGGGATTGATAATGTTTTTACAACCTGATATGTGAATTTTCTTGAATGAACACAAGTCACAGATTTATTTCTCTGGGATATCCTTCGCGTAAAGCATATTCCAAGTGACCCAGTAGAACAGGGGAATTCTTCTCACTTTCGCTAGACACAAGGATGTTCTGTGTATTGTGGACATCTGTGACTGAACAACTTCGT
This window encodes:
- the LOC107014457 gene encoding protein CDI-like — its product is MSKDLHSDVEKSETPLKPFKIFVGYDPREDVAYEVCRYSLLKRSSIPLEITPIKQCELREQGLYWRERGKLESTEFSFSRFLTPYLADYEGWAMFVDCDFLYIGDIKELRDIVDDKYALMCVQHDYTPKETTKMDGAVQTVYPRKNWSSMVLYNCGHPKNRRLTPEVVNAESGAFLHRFMWLEDEEIGEVPFVWNFLVGHNKVVEGDPATFPKAIHYTLGGPWFEAWKDCEFGDLWLKELEESKKAKEKVV